Within Dermacentor variabilis isolate Ectoservices chromosome 8, ASM5094787v1, whole genome shotgun sequence, the genomic segment GCACATTTGATACTAGAATCAGTTTAGCTATGTTGACCATTGCGTGTTGAGCGAACTTAACCATGGGCCCAGTTAGAAGAGTGAGGAAGAATCTTCCCAAAATCAGGCTTGGGTTCTCAACCGCTCAGAAAACATAGTGGCTAGTGGTCAGTCTTTGCAGTCGTCATTTCTAGTAATAACGTTCAGCCTTATCGCTGTAGAGCGATGAACAATTAGGTAACCATTCGATTCGAGCAGAGGTTGCACTTACGCCGACTGCTTGGAACAGTTCTGTCAGGATGGGGTCCTGGGCAAAAGAAAGAACATCACTGTCAGCAAAAAAACTCCTCTTGGCATAAAAAATGTGAGATATTAACAGAAATTGAAGTTCCTCACCGAAATTGTGGATCCGGCTTCGCAGAACAAGAGGGTCGTGTTCAGACACTGCAACATTGAAACAGGCACGAAATGCAGCAAACTATTAAGGCACAAGGACTTATTAATGTCTGCTCAATTTTCAATTCACAGTGAAACAAAAAGCGCGACGATAAAGTTGTTCAACACCAATAAATATCCGTACAACAACTAATCACAGGGCAGTGAACGCTGCTCCTGACACGAAATTTGAAGAGTTTATGCGTAAGTGAGTACACTTCTCATCTTGGTAGTTTTCCTTCTATTAATGGCGTCTGAGTGCATACTCCTACGATTAGAGTTCCATGAAGGATCAGATTGAGAGGTTGGGTGTATTTCCTTCCTACTGCAGTCTGCTTCGCTCATTGTGAATTCGAACTTACACCACACCCGCTTCAGTGATTGAAGATTCAAATGGAATGTACCCAGGATAGCCCGCATATCTCGGAAACCATTTAATCCTATTACGAAGCACCACTTTACGAAGCATATAGCAGTGCGGACCTGGCACACTGGCTACCACATTTGCGTTTATCACGAAACCAAAGTGCAAGCTTGGCGATGGTGATCGTTCTCACCGCTCCCACGTTGAACACGCTGGGCAAGCTGATCTGGAGAGGTTCTTGGCAGGCGATGTTTCCTGGGCTGAACGCACCACAGCTGAACAGCGGGATTCCAAGGGGATTGCAGAGGATGTCAGTAAGACCACCGATGTCACCAGCTGCAGTGCGAAAGCCACATAAGAGTGGTGGCTAAATAATCTTGTGCAACGATGCAATTAAACATTGGGCACTGGGTTCGTTAGTTTAGTTCTTGCACGATATGGCGTTGACATTTTAACGAAGGAATCCCCAACGTTAAATTGAAAGAAATGGAATCCTGTTGACTGCAGTGATCAGAGGTTAACCGATATACAGCTGTCATCATGTGATCCAGCCTTGTGAAGCTTTAGAATCAAGCTTGGTATGTCATTGACACAAAGACTTGCCGCTTTAGTGGCATGCTTGCGAGGATAAACACGAGTAGGCAAAAACGTGCAGAGTAGCCGCAAGATGGTTTACCATGTTTGCCCTGCATCGCGATAACGGCACATGAATTCTGCGAAGGCCGAATGAACATGGTATAAATTGGAGATTTCTTCACAACCGTCAGCACAGGCTGAACGACCACACAAAACCCCAGAAGCTTCTTAAAATTTTCAACTTCAAAAATTTTAGTACATACGTAGCAGTGTGAACACCGTACGTGACAGCTTAACTTATAATCACCCTACATTAATCTAGTGGGTCGAATATCTTGAACACACTTTAGTGCGGCAAGGACTTGCGTTACAATCCACACCCTAACAAAACCGTGCTAGTACTAGTAAGTCCTTGCGAAGAGACATTTTTAAAAGCAGTATGTGCTAAATGTTTTAGTGTCCTCCtaacaacaacaaacaaataaAAGGCATTGAAAATCTATAAAAAGTCACTGGTGAAATCGATAAGAAAAGGGCACTAACACAGGCCGAGCCTAGCCAAAACTGCTTCAAGGAGACCGACGACGTTGTAGAGTACGGAGACTGGGCTCCCAACCTGAGGCAGAATCTGGAGTACGCACTGTGAAGGAAAACAGGTTTGGGGATAGTGGTCAGACGATGACGGTGGCCAGCAAAACGTACTTTTATGCGCTGCGATGGCATTATCATAAACACTACAGTTCCACAAATTTTGAGCTTATTTAAATTTGCGAATGGTTTGTACCACAGCTGGTAGGATTAACACTGCAAAATGATTTTCGGCCGAAAAACATTGCCAAGTTTCATTCAACTAAAGGCGACCTTCAGTTGACCTTCGCTTGGTGTTTCAGCCTTCCATTTATTTATGTGAACTGATTttattttgcagcgaagctgttggccACTAGTTGGCCTGGATTTCTCGTGGCGTGCTCACCAAAAAAAACGGcggctggaaaagggctttgtaaTTCAGTTTCCGTGTAACAAACttgtgttttcttgtatattcgaaTAAGAATTCGAGGTTATCATGTCTGTAGCttgcgtgtaagtcgtagtttatgCATTTCACGACTCAATTTACTTTTAAACGTTAATTTAGTCCAATAAGGCACATGAGCTTGTACGGTGGCCTAGAAGGATGAGTATGTATGCTGCACATCTGCACGCGTACGTGCGCGcctgacgtacgtcgcttgtggtggcgTGCTTGTCTAACGTCCCCGCAGCATCGCTACTTTGAAAACGTACCGTGTGTACAATGCTCCGTTTTTTAATATGTTATCGTCCTGATGGAATTGTGTCATGAGTGTTTGCAAcatctcttgtcgaaataaacttttcctAAAcactgtacatccactttcacagggtgtaACGGAGGCGGACTTTTTTATTTTCGTATTCGCCGTACAATGTAGTAATTACATGTGAAAATTAGGAGCAGGGCGTCACTTAACGCTTCCAATACCTCCTATATATGGCGTATAAAGAATAGAGAAGGCATGCCAAACTAGCGAAATCTGCTCGATTGTGTATTTGGTTTGTTATATAAACAATTAACTACTAACAGGTAACTAAGACGTTAGCAATTAACTAGATTCGAGTGCACTCAGGCACTAATTATGATAGACTATATATAGATGTGTCGAAATGTCGCAACTTTATTTACAGGAACTCAACACTCCATTAACTTAAAGACACGGATAATTAAAGCGTAATTAAACATTCGTTTATTGTGCAGTCAGTACTTCTACGTTATTGCAAAACAAGAAGTGAGTCTCAGCTTGAAGTACCTGCACAAGTTAAAATTATTGACTGCATTCTAttactacaaaagaaaaaaatattcattcTATATTGTTGCCTGAAAGCAGCACGTCGAACATCCTGTCAAACATGGCAGAGTAATTAGCAAAGTGGTCGTCTGCAGTAGTAAGCAACACATTGAACCGAAACAGAGGCCAATTGAGCATGCAGGTGGTTAAATTCATCGGACGCTCAatatcagttctttttttttcttcgtcagtATTCGAAAGGACACGCAAAAACAAGCGGTGTCCACAAATGTTGGCACGGTGCCTCAAGTGGATATGCTGTGAgaagtgatgacgtcacgatgAACTGTAGGGCCACTTCAGCCGCATATCTCATTCGTTCTAGCGTCTAGGATGACATACTATCGCTCCATTCACCATCAGAGTGGCTGCTTTGTTATAGCCCAAACGCTGATTGGCCGCAATGCCGTTCAACTCAAAGTCCCTCTTTAGCGGCCCTTTAAATACGGAACGAAGAGCTACACCAGCATAAGTGAGCTGTGATTTTTACACTTGCTTTTAAATACAGCATGCAAGTCTGTACTAATGGAAGACAACAATGTTTAAACGAAATGTTCTATTCATGCAGTGACTTACCCCGAGGACACGAGTGAGATCTGGTATAAGGCCCGCCTGAAAAGGACAATGTTCATTGTTCGAAAGTTAATCACTGCAGCGTTCTACCGCATatcacgaaaaaaacaaaaagtttAAGGCCCGTTTAACGAAGGTAGTTGAGGTATCGTTGGTTGTAAGTATTGTGACGGGAAATTTACCAGCACTGAAATCGAAGATATCAGAGAAGAATTAACCAAGAAAAGATGGCTCATTTAGCACCGTTATGCTGTGTAAATTTCCACACTTGATTAATATGCTTAATGTAATGCTTAAGTTCATGTTTTATAGCTGAAGTTAATGCTTGACTTTAGCAATGAAACCATTTCTCTCGCTTTTGAGAgccctttcttttttatggtcGTTATAACTACTCTAAATAAAAACAATTCAGCTGTATATTTACTGCGGTAGAATCTTACAGTCTGGAAAGTGACCAATAGGCTGACAACTTTGTAaggaaaaaacagaaaagaaatgcaGCACTATTTTTCAACAAAGCATATAGACGTATAAATTTGCGTAGTATATTCCAAAACTTACCGACGTGTCAGGACAGGCTCTCAGCGTAGTTCCAAGGCACTGAAGGTAAAGATAACATGCGTTGGTGGGAAAACAGACAAcagtgttgggctgtttggtaAGAATaaagtttagaacgacagaaagctggagCTAGCTGGTAAGGATCgattatgcaagaaaaggtgaggcgcgcggacaggacacaagagaagagaagtggaaaacacgaatgccgactatcaactgaagggagcactgaggttcTTCAGTTGATAgtggcgttcatgttgtccacttctcttctcttgtgtacTGTCTGCAGATGCATAAAGAATAAAGACAACAAATGAATgccacatttttcttgct encodes:
- the LOC142589726 gene encoding uncharacterized protein LOC142589726 gives rise to the protein MTPAMSYVLLVLGVAVLPAVSGQCINVTLPNILNLGECLGTTLRACPDTSAGLIPDLTRVLGCVLQILPQVGSPVSVLYNVVGLLEAVLARLGLSGDIGGLTDILCNPLGIPLFSCGAFSPGNIACQEPLQISLPSVFNVGACLNTTLLFCEAGSTISDPILTELFQAVGCILSVTPEGLQLDLVSSLVCPLVDILNSSLNEFTSLLPFRFLTRGITNAVNSLTNNLLGAVGNCNR